Within the Streptomyces sp. YIM 121038 genome, the region CGTCCCGCTCGTCAGGATCACGGACGCCGCCGGGGACCCGGCCCCGGACGAGGACACCGCGCCGCCGCAGCGAGCAGGCGTCCGCAATCTGGCCTACGTCGTGCACACCTCGGGCTCCACCGGGCTGCCGCAGGGCTGCGAAGTCGAGCACGGCGGACTGCTCAACGCCCTGGCGTGGTACGCCGACGAGGCCCGGCCGCGGCCCGGCGACCGGCTCGCGCAACTGGCCGCCACCGGCTTCGACCTGGCGGTGTTCGAGGTCATGGCGGCCCTGCGCCACGGCACGCCCCTGTACTTCGTCACGGACCCGCTCCAGACCCCGGACAAGCTCCTGGGGGAACTGGCCGAGCACGGCGTCACGCTGGCCTGCATGCCGACGCCGCTCGCCGAGACGGTCCTCGCCGAGCTGCCCGACGCGCCGGATCCCGCGCTGCGCCTGGTGCTCGCGGGCGGCGACCGGCTGCGGGTGCGCCCCCCGCGGCGGGCGCCGTTCGGCCTGGTCAACGTCTACGGCCCGACCGAGTGCACCGTCTGCGTGACCGCGAGCCGGGTGGCCGACGCCGAGACCGCCCCGGACGTCGTCCCGGACATCGGCAGGCCCCTGCCCCGCGTCCGCGTCCACGTCCTGGACCCCCGGCTCAAGGCCGTGCCGCGCGGCGGGCTCGGCGAGGTCTACGCCGGGGGCGCGCACGTCGGCCGCGGCTACCACGGCAGGCCGGGCGCGACCGCGGCCCGGTTCGTCGCCGACCCCTACGCGGACGAGCCGGGCGCCCGGATGTACCGCACCGGCGACCTGGCCCGGGTCCGCGCCGACGGCACCCTGGAGTTCCACGGCCGCGCCGACGACCAGCTCGAACTGCGCGGCCACCGGGTGGAACCGGCCGAGGTCGAGCGCGCACTGCTCGCCCACCCGCGGGTGCGCGAGGCGCTCGTCCACGCCGCCCAACAGCCCTCCGGCGCCCCGCTCCTGGTGGCGCACGTCGCGGGCGACGACGTACCGGAGGAGGCCGAGCTGACGCGGTGGGCGGCCCGCGCGCTGCCGGAGTACATGGTCCCCGGCCGGGTCCTGCGCCATGCCGCGCTGCCCAGGACGGGCAACGGGAAACTCGACCGCCAGACGATGAGGAAGAGGGACATGTCCGACCGCGACACGACGAACGAACTGACGGCGGTGGTCACGGCGGTGACCCCGGGGGCGGTCCTCGACGACGCCGGACGCGGGGCCGAGCGGGTCCTCGCCACGATCTGGACCGAGCTGCTCGGCGTCGCGCGGGTGGCGCCGGACGACAACTTCTTCCGCATCGGCGGTGACTCGCTGCTGAGCGTGGGCATCGCCGCGCGGGCCACCCGGGCCGGGCTCCCCCTGACCCCGCACGACGTGCTGAGCCATCCGACGCTGCGCGACCTCGCCGCGGTCGCCGCGAAGGGCGCGGGGCCCGGCGCCGCGCCCCGCCCGGCGGCCGCCGTGCCCGCGCCGCGCGAGCCGGTCCCGCCCGCGCCCCTGGTGCAGGCCCTGCTCACCGCGGCGCCGGACGGGGCCAGGGACTTCATCACGCCCGTCCTCCTGGAGACGGCCGCGGGCATCGGCGCGGACGCGGTGCGGGCGGCCTTCGACCGCCTCGTCGAGGTCCAGGAGCCGCTGCGCTACCGGTTCCTCCACAACAGCCTGGGCTGGCGCATCGAGTGCGCCGAGCACGAGGGCGCCCGGATCGTCGACCACCGGGTGCTGCCGCCGCTGGACGAGGAGCAGCTCCAGGCGTATCTGGAGGCCGATCTGGACGAGCTGCTCGCGGACGTCGACCCGGGGCGCGGACCGGTGCTGCGGGCCAGGTTCTACGACCGGGGCGCCGACCGGCCCGGCGTGGTCGTCCTCGCGGTCCACCACTTCGTCTTCGACTCCACGTCGTTCGTGCCGCTCATCGAGGACCTCAACGCCGCCTTCGCGGACAACGCCCCGGCGGCGCCGCGCCGGGCCGCCTGGCGCGCGTGGACACACCTGCTGCGCGCCATGGCCGCCTCCGACGAGGTCGCCGGTGAACTCCCGTACTGGAAGGGCGTCCTGAGCGCGGGTGCCACGGCGCGGCCCGTGCCCGAGAAGGGCGCCGACGGCGCGCCCTCCGGCCTGCTGCGCCGCCGGGTCGCGCCGGACCGGGTCGCGGCGCGGCTCACCGAGAGCGGGCCCACCGGTCAGAGCGCCGCGCTCGCCGCGGTCGCCACGGCCTGGTCCCGGTGGCGCGGGGAGCCCGACGCGTTCGTGAGCACCGTCGGCATGGGCAGCTCGCCGAACGCGCTGTGGAACGGCGACCGGAGCGATGCGGTCGGCTGGTTCACGCATCTGTTCCCGGCCCATCTGCGCGTCGCGGCCGGCGCCCGGGTCGCCGACGCCCTGCCGGGCGTCGCCACGGCCCTGCGCTCCGTGCCCAACGACGGCATCGGCTACGGCGTCCTGCGCCACCTCAGCCCGGCGACCCCGGCGGTGGCGGGCGTCCGCGCGCTGCCCGAACCGCAGGTCCTGGTCGAGCACGTGGCCAACGCCAACGACGGCCTGACCAAGCTGGGCGGGCCCCATGTGCGGCCCCGGCCGATGACCCTGGTCACCGTGCCCCACGCCCTGCTCACCCAGGTGCCGATCGTCGTGGAGACCCACGTCCTGGCCGGGGCGCTGGAGCTCGGCGTGATCCACCGGGGGTCCGTCGCCGCCGCCGACATGGAGGACTTCGCCGACCACCTGGTCGAGGCGTTCGCCGAACTCGCCGCCGACGAGGGCCGCTGAGTGCCCCCGGTGACGGCCATCAAGGCGGCCGCCTGCTACCACCCGGACCGGGTCCTGCCGGTCGCGGAGCTGCCGGGGCTCGCGGAACTCGGCGACGGCGAGCGCGAGACCTGTGCGCGCCTCGGCATCGACGAGGTCCGCGCGGACGAGACGCTGAGCGCGTTCGACCTGGCCGTGCGCGCGGCCCGGCAGACCCTGTCGGAGGCGCGGCTCGACGCGGCGGAACTGGGCGCGCTCGTCCTCATCGACGCGCGCGTCCCCGACACGCTGATGAGTTCGGCGGCCACCCGGCTGCAGGCGCTGCTCGGGGCGGAGCGCGCCCTGACCTTCTCGGTGGGCGGCCTCGGCTGCGTCTCCCTCACCCCGGCGCTGCTCACGGCCCGGGGCCTGCTCGCCGCCGACGGGGACCTGGACCACGTCCTGGTCGTGCACGGCAGCAAGCCGCCCACGCCCCTGCGCTACCGCCACCCGGTGACCGTCAGCGGCGACGGCGGCGCCGCCGCGGTGATCTCGCGCCGCGGCCCGGTGCGCGTCCTCGACGTCGTGCAGGAGACCAACGGCGCCCACTGGGACCTGTTCCGCGTCGACTACCGGGACCGGCCCACCGCGCGGTGGCGCGAGGAGTGCCGCGACATCCCGCAGTACTCCTTCCGGCTCGCCGTGGAGTCCCGCATCCGGCTGCGCGCGCTGCACCAGCGCCTCCTGGACCGCAACAACCTGGTGCCCGGGGACATCTCCCGCTACCTCAGCCACAACCTCTCCGAAGGCACCTTCCGGTTCACCGAGGAGGCCCTCGGCATCAAGATCAGTACGGCGTGCTTCGACAACCTCCGTCACTACGGGCACCTCGGCCCGAACGACGTCCTGCTGAACCTGCGCACCGAGCTCGACCGCGGCGGCCTGGCGGAGGGGCAGCGCGCGGTGCTGCTCAGCGCGAGCCCGGTCGCCGCGTGGAGCCTGCTGCTCGTGGAGATCGGCGACGGCGCCACGACCCACTACCTGTGAGAAAGAGGGCCCACCCATGGACACACCGAACGGGACGGACGCCGCCGACGCGGCGTCCGTGACCGAGGAGCTGCGCGCGTATCTGTCCGGCGCCCTGGGGCGGGAACCGGGCCCGGACGAGGACTACTTCGCCCTCGGCCTGGTGACCTCCCTGTTCGCGATCGAGCTGGTGAACTTCGTCGAGCAGCGGTACGGCATCGAGGTCACCGTCGACGACCTCGACCTGGACCACTTCCGCACCCTCGGCCGGCTGCGGGAGTTCGTCCTCGCGAAGGCCGCGGGCCGGGGCGCGGCGGCGTGAGCGGCACCGTCACGGCCGACCCTGCGGCCGTGGGGGCGCGGTTCGCCGACGCGGTGCGCCAGGACGCCGCCGCCTGGGACGCGCGCGGTGAACTGCCCGCCGAGGTGCGCCGCGCCCTCGCGCGGGACGGGCTGCTCGGCGCCGATCTGCCGCGCCGCCACGGCGGGCTCGGCGCCACGCCCGCCGAGCTGGGCGAGGTGTGTGCCCGGCTCGGCGGGGTGTGCGGCTCGCTGCGCGGCCTGGTCACCGTGCAGGGCATGGTGGG harbors:
- a CDS encoding ketoacyl-ACP synthase III family protein, whose product is MTAIKAAACYHPDRVLPVAELPGLAELGDGERETCARLGIDEVRADETLSAFDLAVRAARQTLSEARLDAAELGALVLIDARVPDTLMSSAATRLQALLGAERALTFSVGGLGCVSLTPALLTARGLLAADGDLDHVLVVHGSKPPTPLRYRHPVTVSGDGGAAAVISRRGPVRVLDVVQETNGAHWDLFRVDYRDRPTARWREECRDIPQYSFRLAVESRIRLRALHQRLLDRNNLVPGDISRYLSHNLSEGTFRFTEEALGIKISTACFDNLRHYGHLGPNDVLLNLRTELDRGGLAEGQRAVLLSASPVAAWSLLLVEIGDGATTHYL
- a CDS encoding acyl carrier protein, whose product is MDTPNGTDAADAASVTEELRAYLSGALGREPGPDEDYFALGLVTSLFAIELVNFVEQRYGIEVTVDDLDLDHFRTLGRLREFVLAKAAGRGAAA